From the genome of SAR324 cluster bacterium, one region includes:
- a CDS encoding 4Fe-4S binding protein — MENLTNSESSTEKIGGLTVDVVITPRIFYKEKSTNGPTLVWSILRALLNGMRITFKYLSHPSTVVTQQYPENRESLKMLDRFRSRLVFIYEQDGSHHCTGCRICETVCPNKSILIDTMKGTVTGKTEIDQFIWRWDICTFCNACVQACPHGAIEMAKDFESAVYDRRLLVMNLNSYAGPPTKVLEKMSEEDRNKAREFRPVYSGKIPMNGFALDGVQIVQQEKANVE; from the coding sequence ATGGAAAACCTGACTAATTCCGAATCCAGTACTGAGAAAATTGGCGGATTGACTGTGGATGTTGTCATTACACCCAGGATATTTTACAAGGAAAAATCAACAAATGGACCAACACTGGTATGGTCTATTTTGAGGGCTTTGCTCAACGGGATGAGGATTACATTTAAATATCTGAGTCATCCTTCTACCGTTGTGACTCAGCAATATCCTGAAAACAGGGAATCCTTAAAAATGTTAGACAGATTCAGGTCAAGACTGGTTTTTATTTATGAACAGGATGGCTCTCACCATTGCACAGGATGTCGAATTTGTGAGACAGTGTGCCCGAATAAATCCATTCTGATTGATACCATGAAAGGAACTGTCACAGGCAAAACCGAGATTGATCAGTTTATCTGGCGTTGGGATATTTGCACCTTTTGTAATGCTTGTGTTCAGGCGTGCCCACATGGTGCCATTGAAATGGCAAAAGATTTTGAATCTGCCGTGTATGACCGGCGTTTACTGGTCATGAATCTCAATTCCTATGCGGGACCACCCACAAAAGTTCTTGAAAAGATGTCAGAAGAAGATCGGAACAAAGCCAGAGAATTCCGCCCTGTTTATTCAGGGAAAATTCCGATGAATGGGTTTGCACTGGATGGCGTTCAAATAGTTCAACAGGAAAAAGCCAATGTGGAATGA
- the nuoH gene encoding NADH-quinone oxidoreductase subunit NuoH, which produces MSTSPWEVESIAHRAASAFQQGHVVSTVGYLMLGLLLTASLMTVVGIVLIYAERKVAAHFQCRLGPMRVGWHGVLQPLADAVKLMLKEDLVPAKADKILHLLAPYLSLVATVLTLSIIPLSPSFQVVDLNIGIVYVLAVTGVGVLGVLVGGWSSNNKWSMLGAMRAGAQIISYEVSATLSLLVIVMLAGSLKLSDIVMSQADGWWIWKGHGVSLVAFLLFLISSTAELNRTPFDLPEGESELTAGFHTEYSGMRFAFFFLSEFVNMFVASAMMATLFFGGWMPFHIGQWEFFNAVMDWIPPFVWFMGKTSFFIFVYMWFRWTFPRLRVDQLMLLEWKVLLPIALANLLLASGVVVSGFHF; this is translated from the coding sequence ATGTCTACAAGCCCATGGGAGGTGGAAAGCATTGCGCATCGAGCCGCATCCGCGTTTCAGCAGGGGCATGTTGTCAGCACCGTGGGTTACTTGATGCTGGGATTGTTATTGACAGCCTCATTGATGACTGTGGTTGGAATTGTGCTGATTTATGCGGAAAGAAAAGTTGCCGCGCATTTCCAATGCAGACTTGGGCCGATGAGGGTTGGATGGCATGGGGTGCTTCAACCGCTGGCAGATGCGGTTAAACTTATGCTGAAAGAAGACCTTGTTCCAGCAAAAGCAGACAAAATTTTGCATCTTCTGGCTCCCTATCTCAGTTTGGTGGCAACTGTTCTAACACTTTCGATCATTCCATTGTCTCCATCATTTCAGGTTGTTGATTTGAATATCGGGATAGTTTATGTCCTTGCTGTTACTGGTGTAGGTGTTTTGGGAGTGCTTGTGGGCGGATGGAGTTCAAACAACAAATGGTCCATGCTTGGGGCGATGCGGGCAGGCGCTCAGATTATTTCCTATGAGGTTTCAGCAACATTGTCACTGCTGGTGATTGTTATGCTGGCTGGAAGTCTGAAACTTTCTGATATTGTCATGAGTCAGGCTGATGGCTGGTGGATCTGGAAAGGGCATGGCGTTAGTCTTGTCGCGTTTTTGTTGTTTCTGATTTCCTCAACCGCGGAATTAAACAGGACTCCCTTTGATCTTCCTGAAGGTGAAAGTGAGTTGACAGCAGGATTTCATACTGAATATTCCGGAATGAGATTCGCGTTCTTTTTTCTATCAGAATTTGTCAATATGTTTGTCGCGTCAGCCATGATGGCCACGCTCTTTTTCGGGGGGTGGATGCCTTTTCATATTGGCCAGTGGGAATTTTTTAATGCAGTAATGGACTGGATTCCACCGTTTGTCTGGTTTATGGGTAAAACCAGTTTTTTTATCTTTGTCTATATGTGGTTTAGATGGACCTTTCCCAGATTAAGAGTAGATCAACTCATGCTTTTGGAATGGAAAGTCCTGCTACCTATCGCATTGGCGAATCTGCTTTTGGCAAGTGGAGTTGTCGTTTCAGGATTTCATTTTTGA
- a CDS encoding NADH-quinone oxidoreductase subunit B, giving the protein MGLVAQMDQISGGSFILTRMDEVINWARANSLWPLVFGTSCCAIEMMMATGAARHDLARFGAEVVRPSPRQADLLILAGTIVKRMAPRLRTLYEQMAEPRYVIATGACTISGGPFVYNSYTTIRGADQIIPVDIYVPGCPPRPESLLYGILALQKMIKSGESLREPGIRKKPVVSELPPGVKLEDITLELRQILGDEGITNIPEEIARREWSTGL; this is encoded by the coding sequence ATGGGTTTAGTGGCACAAATGGATCAAATTTCCGGAGGTTCCTTTATTCTCACACGGATGGATGAAGTGATCAATTGGGCCAGGGCAAACAGTTTATGGCCATTGGTTTTTGGAACAAGTTGCTGTGCTATAGAAATGATGATGGCAACTGGTGCGGCCAGGCATGATCTGGCACGCTTTGGTGCGGAGGTTGTCAGGCCATCACCCAGACAGGCCGATTTGTTGATTTTGGCGGGTACCATTGTGAAACGAATGGCTCCCAGACTTAGAACTTTGTATGAGCAAATGGCAGAGCCTCGATATGTCATTGCGACCGGTGCCTGCACCATTTCCGGCGGACCCTTTGTTTATAATTCCTACACCACTATCCGTGGCGCTGATCAAATTATTCCTGTTGATATCTATGTTCCGGGATGTCCACCAAGGCCTGAATCACTGCTTTATGGAATTCTGGCATTACAGAAAATGATTAAATCAGGGGAGTCTCTCAGAGAGCCTGGAATCAGGAAAAAACCAGTCGTCAGTGAACTCCCACCCGGAGTTAAACTGGAAGATATTACCCTGGAATTGCGGCAGATTCTTGGTGATGAGGGAATAACTAATATCCCGGAGGAAATTGCCCGAAGAGAGTGGTCAACAGGATTATAA
- a CDS encoding NADH-quinone oxidoreductase subunit C, with product MDQEILLAQIRQIDPQNQISPKKTDLIALEITATSLHEVMRTMRKQPDLSFDMLCSHTAVDWLENGFELIYVLYSTQFRQSLMIIVNIPRENPVIPTVSNIWLAAEAQEREVFDLFGVQYDHHPDLRRLFLEDDWVGYPMRKDYKDDFMLESAE from the coding sequence ATGGATCAGGAAATACTGTTAGCTCAAATCCGGCAGATCGACCCGCAAAATCAAATTTCCCCCAAAAAAACTGACCTCATTGCTCTTGAAATCACCGCAACATCTTTGCATGAAGTGATGCGAACCATGCGAAAGCAACCTGATCTCAGTTTTGACATGTTATGTTCTCACACCGCGGTGGACTGGTTGGAAAATGGCTTTGAACTGATTTATGTGCTGTATTCCACACAATTCCGACAGTCACTCATGATTATTGTGAATATTCCTCGGGAAAATCCAGTGATACCGACAGTTTCTAACATTTGGCTGGCTGCTGAAGCGCAGGAACGTGAAGTGTTTGATCTGTTTGGTGTTCAGTATGATCACCATCCTGATTTGCGACGACTTTTTCTGGAAGATGATTGGGTCGGGTATCCGATGCGCAAGGATTATAAGGATGATTTCATGTTGGAGTCTGCAGAATGA
- a CDS encoding NADH-quinone oxidoreductase subunit A has product MSYILVLLLMILPLFLIGIALGVSHLFAPQNPGLIKNDAYECGEKTIGTSRLPFNVGYYLFALMFLIFDVEAAFLFPWAVVLRETGIIGFVEAGIFILILLTGLIYAWKKGVLEWV; this is encoded by the coding sequence ATGTCCTATATTTTAGTTCTCCTATTGATGATACTTCCCCTGTTTCTGATTGGAATCGCTCTTGGTGTTTCCCATCTGTTTGCTCCTCAAAATCCCGGATTGATCAAAAATGATGCTTATGAATGTGGTGAGAAGACCATCGGTACTTCCAGACTACCGTTTAATGTGGGTTATTATCTGTTTGCGTTGATGTTTCTGATTTTTGATGTGGAGGCTGCCTTTCTTTTTCCCTGGGCTGTTGTCTTGCGTGAAACAGGAATTATTGGTTTTGTGGAGGCTGGAATCTTTATTTTGATATTACTGACTGGTTTGATTTACGCTTGGAAAAAAGGGGTGCTGGAATGGGTTTAG
- a CDS encoding NADH-quinone oxidoreductase subunit D: MTVHISTLNDRTTVPENSKSSLNTQEFFINMGPQHPSTHGVLRLVLKMDGETIREVIPVLGYIHRSIEKICEHNTYRQIVHLTDRMDYLSAVMNNWAVSMAVEKAAQIELTDRIEYIRTILAEMQRLQSHQLWWGVTGMDLGAFTPFLYGFRDREMLTDIFEETMGARLTLNYIQPAGLMFDIHPDFVKKTKDYLKYFKPKLEEYEALLSANPIFQQRLRDVGILDREKAVSLGATGPVLRACGIPYDLRRVEPYGVYEKVSFKIAVGSVGDCWDRYSVRMEEMRQSIQIIEQLIDNIPEGKFITKKPAAKITIPEGRYYSQMETARGVLGVLIVSTGKEKPYRFHLRSPNFNNLWTITQMAPGSRLGDLVAMVSTLDLVIPDMDR, translated from the coding sequence ATGACAGTTCACATCTCCACGCTCAATGATCGCACCACGGTTCCGGAAAATTCCAAAAGTTCATTGAATACCCAGGAATTTTTCATCAACATGGGGCCTCAACATCCTTCAACTCATGGCGTTCTTCGTTTGGTCCTGAAAATGGATGGAGAAACTATCCGTGAAGTCATTCCTGTGTTGGGTTATATTCACAGAAGCATCGAAAAAATATGTGAACACAATACCTATCGTCAAATTGTGCATTTGACGGATCGGATGGATTACCTGTCTGCCGTTATGAACAACTGGGCCGTTTCAATGGCTGTAGAAAAGGCCGCACAGATTGAACTGACCGACAGGATCGAATACATCCGCACAATTTTGGCTGAAATGCAGCGGTTGCAAAGTCACCAACTTTGGTGGGGAGTTACAGGAATGGATCTGGGAGCCTTCACGCCCTTTCTTTATGGATTTCGTGACAGAGAAATGCTGACCGATATTTTTGAAGAAACCATGGGAGCTCGATTGACATTAAACTATATCCAACCTGCCGGTTTGATGTTTGATATACATCCCGATTTTGTCAAAAAAACCAAAGATTATCTTAAATATTTCAAACCAAAACTTGAAGAATATGAGGCTTTGTTGAGTGCTAATCCGATTTTTCAGCAGCGTTTGCGGGACGTTGGCATTTTGGATCGTGAAAAAGCCGTTTCATTGGGGGCCACAGGTCCCGTATTGAGGGCTTGCGGAATACCCTATGATTTAAGACGAGTGGAGCCTTATGGTGTCTATGAGAAGGTTTCCTTTAAAATTGCCGTGGGAAGTGTGGGCGATTGTTGGGACAGATATTCTGTCCGGATGGAAGAAATGAGGCAATCCATTCAAATTATTGAACAATTGATTGATAATATCCCTGAAGGAAAATTCATCACTAAAAAACCTGCGGCAAAAATAACAATTCCTGAAGGCCGTTATTATAGTCAGATGGAAACAGCCAGAGGGGTGCTCGGTGTTCTGATTGTCTCCACAGGTAAAGAAAAACCATATCGCTTCCATCTGCGATCTCCAAATTTTAATAATTTATGGACCATCACCCAGATGGCTCCGGGGTCACGTCTGGGCGATCTGGTGGCTATGGTTTCCACACTGGATCTTGTTATTCCTGATATGGACCGATAA